In one window of Erwinia tasmaniensis Et1/99 DNA:
- a CDS encoding fimbrial protein, whose amino-acid sequence MAENKEKKRQWVYLSSDLHGDSTLRASAMMMPLTLCAILLWLPSSHASDNWEIEGSHGTLQVQGNLTESACRLDMSSARQDVWMKDTGTARLAVPGDRAAPVAFEMRLTDCLRTQAGQRDGRTGALSWSSVQPTVSVSFHAPADMDNPQLVKAQGVSGLGLRLLDSRGEDVRLGSRGKPLFLTPGHSSLYYTVIPERTSAPLLAGAYRAAVDFQLSYD is encoded by the coding sequence ATGGCAGAAAATAAAGAAAAAAAACGGCAGTGGGTATACCTGTCCAGTGATTTGCACGGTGATAGCACCCTCAGAGCGTCGGCGATGATGATGCCGCTGACGCTGTGCGCGATCCTGCTTTGGTTACCATCGTCACACGCATCGGACAACTGGGAAATCGAGGGTTCTCACGGCACGTTGCAGGTGCAGGGCAATCTGACCGAGAGCGCCTGCCGTCTGGATATGAGCAGCGCACGGCAGGACGTCTGGATGAAGGATACCGGCACGGCTCGCCTTGCTGTGCCCGGCGACAGGGCTGCGCCCGTTGCCTTTGAGATGCGCCTGACTGACTGTCTGCGTACTCAGGCTGGTCAGCGCGACGGTCGAACGGGAGCCTTGTCCTGGTCTAGCGTGCAGCCCACGGTCAGCGTCAGTTTTCATGCGCCGGCTGATATGGACAATCCGCAGTTAGTGAAAGCACAGGGAGTGTCCGGGCTGGGGCTGCGCCTGCTCGACAGCCGTGGCGAAGATGTGCGGTTGGGAAGTCGTGGCAAGCCGCTGTTTCTAACGCCGGGGCACAGCAGCCTTTATTACACGGTGATCCCGGAGAGAACCTCAGCGCCTCTGTTGGCGGGTGCTTACCGCGCGGCGGTTGACTTCCAGCTGAGCTATGACTGA
- a CDS encoding amino acid ABC transporter permease, producing the protein MSPRPAVKREFSLGHPAVRAWLFQIVAVVAVLMVAGYLIHNTINNLASRGITSGFGFLERSAGFGIVQHLIDYTEGDSYARVFLVGLTNTLLVSALCIFFASLLGFFVGLARLSDNWLLRKLSTVYVETFRNIPPLLQIFFWYFAVLRNLPGPRQALNAFDLAFVSNRGLYVPWPEYAAGTVPFLLALLLAIAVTTVLFRYNKQYQLKTGRQRRTWPAAVATLVMFPLVAFLLAGSPMHWDVPQLRGFNFRGGFVLIPELAALTLALSIYTSTFIAEVIRSGIQSVPHGQHEAASSLGLPHAATLRQVIIPQAMRVIIPPLTSQYLNVVKNSSLAAAIGYPDMVSLFAGTVLNQTGQAIETIAITMGVYLIISLSISLLMNIYNRKIALIER; encoded by the coding sequence ATGTCTCCACGCCCAGCCGTAAAAAGGGAATTTTCCCTTGGTCATCCTGCGGTGCGCGCCTGGCTTTTCCAGATTGTGGCGGTCGTCGCGGTCCTTATGGTGGCTGGTTATCTGATCCACAACACCATCAATAATCTTGCCAGCCGTGGCATTACCTCCGGATTTGGTTTCCTTGAACGTAGCGCTGGCTTCGGCATCGTCCAGCATCTCATTGATTACACGGAAGGAGATAGCTATGCGCGCGTATTTCTGGTTGGGTTAACCAACACCCTGCTGGTCTCCGCGCTCTGTATCTTTTTCGCTTCATTACTGGGCTTTTTTGTCGGCCTGGCGCGCCTGTCAGACAACTGGCTATTGCGTAAACTGTCCACTGTCTACGTCGAGACTTTCCGCAATATTCCACCGCTTTTGCAGATCTTCTTCTGGTACTTTGCGGTGCTGCGCAATCTTCCGGGACCACGCCAGGCGCTGAATGCCTTCGACCTGGCTTTTGTCAGTAATCGTGGACTATACGTTCCGTGGCCTGAATATGCCGCTGGAACCGTGCCCTTCCTGCTTGCCCTGCTGCTGGCAATAGCTGTCACGACCGTGCTGTTTCGTTATAACAAGCAGTATCAGCTGAAAACCGGGCGACAGCGCAGGACTTGGCCCGCCGCCGTTGCCACGCTGGTTATGTTTCCGCTAGTGGCTTTTCTGCTGGCAGGCAGCCCGATGCACTGGGATGTCCCGCAGCTGCGCGGATTTAATTTCCGTGGCGGATTTGTCCTAATCCCGGAGCTGGCTGCGCTGACGCTGGCGTTGTCGATCTATACCTCTACGTTTATTGCCGAGGTCATACGCTCTGGGATCCAGTCAGTACCACACGGTCAGCATGAAGCAGCATCTTCTCTCGGCTTACCGCATGCGGCCACGCTGCGTCAGGTAATTATTCCGCAGGCGATGCGCGTCATTATTCCCCCGCTAACCAGTCAGTATCTCAATGTTGTCAAAAATTCCTCATTGGCTGCGGCAATCGGCTATCCCGATATGGTGTCGCTGTTTGCCGGTACGGTGCTCAACCAGACGGGACAGGCGATTGAAACCATCGCTATCACTATGGGGGTTTATCTCATCATTAGCCTGTCGATTTCGCTGTTAATGAACATCTACAACCGCAAAATCGCCCTGATTGAGCGCTAG
- a CDS encoding fimbrial protein: protein MTQKHYRVVSLSLLIISAAIFFVPQALATLSGKGIVNMEGAIMDSACAIAAESRDQTIDMDTVPVGNIVREGYGPAKSFSLKLIHCELDKSHPKSPQWRNFQVMFDGEVDGNLFGINGEAAGIALEIKDTLGNIAKPGEAMPLREIIPGSLKLDYMLRLVSNNKVLKPGPFNSSVRFKMDYY from the coding sequence ATGACTCAAAAACATTATCGTGTAGTGTCTCTTTCCTTATTGATAATATCGGCCGCGATTTTTTTTGTGCCGCAGGCCTTAGCGACTCTTTCGGGGAAGGGGATTGTCAATATGGAAGGGGCTATTATGGATAGCGCCTGTGCTATTGCCGCAGAAAGCCGGGATCAGACGATTGATATGGATACGGTGCCCGTCGGTAATATTGTTCGCGAAGGGTATGGTCCCGCCAAATCATTCAGTTTGAAATTAATTCACTGTGAGCTTGATAAGTCTCATCCAAAATCACCGCAATGGCGAAATTTTCAGGTGATGTTTGACGGTGAAGTTGATGGAAATCTCTTCGGCATTAATGGTGAAGCCGCAGGGATTGCGCTGGAGATAAAAGATACCCTTGGAAATATTGCGAAGCCGGGCGAGGCAATGCCGCTACGAGAAATTATTCCAGGAAGTCTGAAGCTCGATTATATGCTGAGGCTTGTTTCCAATAATAAGGTATTAAAGCCCGGTCCGTTTAACTCCTCTGTTCGGTTTAAAATGGATTATTACTAA
- a CDS encoding fimbria/pilus periplasmic chaperone, whose amino-acid sequence MKRKNILLTSSLSACLLCVMVAQQAQAAIALDRTRVIFNGDQTSVSLNISNQNKQLPYLAQGWLEDDKGNKIQTPMTVLPPVQRIEPNKPSQIKIQALPQAAQLAQDRETLFYFNLREIPPKSDKANTLQIALQTRIKLFFRPAAIAVQKNSAPAQEQMTLSRQGDSFVVNNPTPYYVTIIDASNMKNGTGAKGFQPFMVAPKSSVPLTVSASSVGSAPVLTYINDYGGRPQLSFSCNGSSCKVVPDKTTS is encoded by the coding sequence ATGAAACGGAAAAATATTTTACTTACCTCCAGCCTGTCAGCTTGCCTGCTGTGCGTGATGGTGGCCCAACAGGCTCAGGCCGCGATTGCGCTGGATCGTACCAGAGTCATTTTTAACGGTGACCAGACATCGGTCAGTCTGAATATCAGCAATCAGAATAAACAGCTGCCTTACCTTGCGCAGGGCTGGCTGGAAGATGATAAAGGCAACAAAATCCAGACTCCAATGACGGTGCTGCCACCGGTACAGCGTATTGAGCCGAACAAGCCAAGCCAGATAAAAATTCAGGCGTTGCCACAGGCCGCGCAGCTGGCGCAGGACAGGGAGACGCTGTTCTACTTCAATCTGCGTGAAATCCCGCCGAAGAGTGACAAGGCAAATACCCTGCAGATAGCGCTGCAGACCCGCATCAAGCTGTTCTTCCGTCCGGCAGCGATTGCCGTGCAGAAAAATAGCGCACCAGCGCAGGAGCAGATGACGTTGAGTCGGCAGGGCGACAGCTTTGTGGTGAACAATCCGACCCCTTACTACGTGACCATTATCGATGCGAGCAACATGAAAAACGGCACCGGAGCAAAAGGCTTTCAACCCTTTATGGTCGCACCAAAAAGCAGTGTACCGCTGACGGTGAGTGCCTCCAGCGTAGGCAGTGCCCCGGTACTGACCTATATCAACGACTACGGCGGCCGTCCTCAGCTGAGCTTCAGCTGCAACGGCAGTAGCTGCAAGGTGGTACCAGATAAGACGACGTCTTAA
- a CDS encoding fimbrial protein, giving the protein MLMKNPGSGLMLILMLAGGLNVAQAASAPSVNISYDGNLVADPCTLLPEDESIVLDFGSVIDKYLYLNTRTHGKLFQLHLMDCDISLGNSLKITFRGTESIALPGLLAPDGGSEGSGIAIGLETHKGEALALNQPGSAQDITNGSNVIALKAYIKGEPEAIKDKKIRIGAFSAVATFHLEYE; this is encoded by the coding sequence ATGTTAATGAAAAATCCAGGTAGCGGGCTGATGCTAATACTGATGCTGGCCGGCGGCCTTAATGTGGCGCAGGCTGCATCAGCGCCCTCGGTCAATATATCCTACGACGGTAATTTGGTGGCAGATCCCTGTACGCTGCTGCCAGAGGATGAAAGTATCGTCCTGGATTTTGGCTCGGTGATAGATAAATACCTGTACCTGAATACCCGTACTCACGGCAAGCTGTTCCAGCTGCATCTGATGGATTGTGATATATCACTGGGCAATAGCCTGAAAATAACCTTCCGCGGCACGGAGAGCATCGCGCTTCCTGGGCTGCTGGCACCTGATGGTGGCAGCGAGGGCAGCGGTATTGCTATCGGTCTGGAAACTCATAAAGGTGAAGCGCTGGCGTTAAACCAGCCGGGTAGCGCTCAGGATATTACTAATGGCAGCAATGTGATCGCCCTCAAGGCCTATATCAAAGGTGAACCAGAGGCAATTAAAGACAAGAAAATCAGAATAGGGGCGTTTAGCGCAGTGGCGACCTTCCATCTGGAGTATGAGTAA
- a CDS encoding outer membrane usher protein, producing the protein MVILPPLVERFFRLKILHLSVSLALGSAPLYAAETIEFNMDVLDVNDRTNIDLSQFSRGGYIMPGTYNMVVHINKDDIPEQAVNFYPPDDDVKDSQPCLSPELIALLGLKPEAMKGLTWWHQGACLNTDSLKGMETRPDLATSSLYLSIPQAYLEYSSPDWDPPSRWDEGIPGILFDYNLSAQAQRQQRTGNQNYSVSGAGTAGVNMGAWRLRADWQGNLEQQNGSAQGSSKRLDWSRYYAYRALPAIRSKLTLGESYLDSGMFDSFRFTGASIVSDDNMLPPNLRGYAPEVVGMAKTNAKVIISQLGRVLYETQVASGPFRIQDINDAVSGELKVRVEEQDGSVQEFTVNTANIPYLTRPGSLRFKFAAGRPSDWDHRSNGPLFGTGEFSWGVSNGWSLYGGALAGGDYNALSIGIGRDLMALGALSFDATQSRATLPSEKETLSGGSYRVSYSKTFEEIDSQVTFAGYRFSEENFMSMSEYLDARHNGNRVGGSKEMYTLSFSKQFRDLGLSTYLNYSHQTYWDRPANDRYNLTMSRYFDIGRFKNLSVSLSAYRNRYNETNDDGVYLSLAMPWGRSGNLSYTTTADKKDITHRVGYYDRIDENNSYQMTTGASRRGANVSGYYNHEGDLARMSANASFQQGGYSAVGLTAQGGATLTAEGGALHRGGMMGGSRMLLDTDGVAGVPVRGYGPTSKTNLWGKAVVADVNSYYRNKASIDLNKLGDKVEATRSVVQATLTEGAIGYRKFEVIAGEKAMAIIKLADGSTPPFGASVRNRREQDTGIVNDGGVVYLSGINAGDRMTVHWDGKAQCEVQLPAPLKIDLTNNLLLPCQPMATVSRGSASGNPDKIEATKPTNNITTPESGPIGSMKK; encoded by the coding sequence ATGGTTATTTTACCTCCATTAGTTGAGCGTTTTTTTCGCCTCAAAATATTGCATCTGAGTGTTTCTCTGGCGTTGGGTAGTGCTCCTTTATATGCCGCAGAGACAATTGAATTCAATATGGATGTGCTGGATGTCAACGACAGAACAAATATCGACCTGAGTCAGTTTTCCCGTGGCGGTTACATCATGCCGGGAACCTACAATATGGTCGTGCACATTAATAAAGACGATATTCCTGAGCAGGCCGTTAATTTCTATCCACCCGACGACGATGTAAAGGACAGTCAGCCTTGTCTTTCACCAGAGCTGATTGCGCTGCTGGGATTAAAACCCGAAGCGATGAAAGGACTCACCTGGTGGCATCAAGGGGCTTGTTTAAATACCGATAGCCTCAAGGGGATGGAGACTCGTCCGGACCTGGCTACGTCCTCACTCTATTTGAGCATCCCACAGGCCTATCTGGAGTATTCCTCGCCTGACTGGGATCCTCCGTCGCGTTGGGATGAAGGTATTCCGGGGATCTTATTTGATTATAACCTGAGTGCCCAGGCGCAGCGCCAACAGCGTACCGGCAACCAGAATTATAGCGTCAGCGGCGCCGGAACGGCGGGGGTTAATATGGGTGCCTGGCGGCTGCGTGCAGACTGGCAGGGTAACCTGGAACAGCAAAACGGCAGCGCGCAGGGCTCATCAAAGAGATTAGACTGGAGCCGCTATTACGCCTATCGCGCCCTGCCCGCGATACGCTCCAAACTGACGCTGGGCGAGAGTTATCTCGACTCCGGCATGTTTGACAGTTTTCGCTTTACCGGGGCAAGCATAGTATCAGACGACAATATGCTGCCGCCGAACCTGCGCGGTTACGCCCCGGAAGTGGTGGGTATGGCGAAGACCAATGCTAAAGTGATCATCAGCCAGCTGGGAAGGGTGTTGTACGAAACCCAAGTCGCATCCGGACCATTCCGCATCCAGGATATTAACGATGCCGTATCCGGTGAGCTCAAGGTTCGGGTGGAAGAGCAGGATGGCAGCGTACAGGAATTTACTGTGAACACGGCCAATATCCCTTACCTGACGAGACCGGGTTCGCTGCGTTTTAAGTTCGCAGCGGGCAGACCGTCTGACTGGGATCATCGCTCAAACGGCCCGCTCTTCGGCACCGGTGAGTTTTCCTGGGGGGTAAGTAACGGCTGGTCACTGTATGGGGGGGCACTGGCAGGTGGCGATTATAATGCGCTGTCGATCGGTATCGGCCGCGATCTGATGGCTTTAGGGGCGTTGTCCTTTGATGCCACCCAGTCGCGGGCAACTCTTCCTTCAGAGAAGGAAACCCTTAGCGGCGGTTCTTACCGGGTCAGTTACTCTAAGACCTTTGAAGAGATTGACAGTCAGGTGACCTTTGCAGGCTACCGCTTCTCGGAAGAGAACTTTATGAGCATGAGTGAATATCTCGATGCGCGTCATAATGGCAACCGGGTTGGTGGTAGCAAGGAGATGTATACCCTCTCCTTCAGCAAGCAGTTCCGCGATCTTGGCCTGAGTACGTATCTGAACTACAGCCATCAGACCTACTGGGATCGCCCGGCGAACGATCGTTACAATCTGACGATGTCACGCTACTTCGATATCGGCCGCTTCAAAAATCTGAGCGTGTCGCTATCGGCTTACCGTAATCGCTACAACGAGACTAATGACGACGGCGTGTATCTGTCGCTGGCGATGCCATGGGGCAGAAGTGGCAACCTGAGTTATACCACCACGGCGGACAAAAAAGACATTACCCACCGGGTGGGCTATTACGACAGGATTGATGAGAACAACAGCTACCAGATGACGACGGGAGCTTCGCGTAGGGGAGCCAACGTGAGTGGTTACTATAACCACGAGGGAGATTTGGCAAGGATGAGCGCCAACGCCAGCTTCCAGCAGGGAGGCTATAGCGCGGTCGGTTTAACGGCCCAGGGCGGTGCGACCCTGACGGCGGAAGGCGGTGCGCTGCACCGTGGTGGCATGATGGGGGGCTCACGTATGCTGCTCGATACCGATGGCGTGGCGGGTGTACCGGTGCGCGGCTACGGTCCAACATCAAAGACCAACCTATGGGGTAAGGCCGTTGTCGCGGACGTCAATAGCTACTACCGCAATAAGGCCAGCATCGACCTGAACAAGCTTGGCGATAAGGTTGAGGCTACCCGGTCGGTGGTACAGGCCACCCTGACCGAAGGAGCAATTGGTTACCGTAAGTTTGAGGTGATCGCCGGTGAAAAAGCGATGGCCATCATTAAGCTGGCTGACGGCAGTACGCCACCTTTTGGTGCCTCGGTAAGAAATCGCCGTGAGCAGGATACAGGGATCGTTAATGACGGTGGTGTTGTGTACCTCAGCGGAATTAACGCCGGCGATCGTATGACGGTACATTGGGATGGCAAGGCGCAGTGTGAAGTGCAGCTGCCTGCTCCGTTGAAGATTGACCTGACGAATAACCTGTTGTTGCCTTGTCAGCCGATGGCAACGGTTAGCCGTGGCTCCGCTAGCGGTAACCCGGACAAGATTGAAGCAACTAAGCCGACGAACAATATTACAACGCCGGAGTCTGGCCCGATCGGCTCCATGAAAAAGTGA
- a CDS encoding amino acid ABC transporter substrate-binding protein, giving the protein MKKMMLSTLVSAAALFSIANQAHAGTTLDAIKKKGFVQCGISDGLPGFSYADASGKFSGIDVDVCRAAAAAVLGDAGKVKYTPLTAKERFTALQSGEVDILSRNTTWTSSRDGGMGFIFAGVNYYDGIGFLTHQKAGLKSAKELDGATVCIQAGTDTELNVADYFKANKMQYTPVTFDRSDESAKALDSGRCDTLASDQSQLYALRIKLGKPDDFIVLPEVISKEPLGPVVRRDDNDWFTIVKWSLYAMLNAEEMGITSKNVDSLSAKPSNPDMSHLLGAEGDFGKDLKLDNKWAYNIIKQVGNYQEVFDRNVGKDSQLKIARGQNALWNNGGIQYAPPVR; this is encoded by the coding sequence ATGAAAAAGATGATGCTCTCCACGCTGGTTAGCGCCGCAGCACTGTTTTCGATTGCTAATCAGGCACATGCCGGCACTACGCTGGATGCGATAAAAAAGAAAGGCTTCGTCCAGTGCGGTATCAGTGACGGACTGCCAGGCTTTTCCTACGCCGATGCCAGCGGTAAATTTAGCGGCATCGATGTCGACGTCTGCCGCGCTGCCGCTGCGGCAGTGCTGGGTGATGCAGGGAAAGTGAAATATACCCCGCTAACGGCCAAAGAACGCTTTACCGCTTTGCAGTCCGGTGAAGTGGACATTCTTTCGCGTAACACCACCTGGACCTCCTCGCGTGACGGCGGTATGGGCTTTATTTTCGCTGGCGTGAACTACTACGACGGCATCGGCTTCTTAACCCACCAGAAAGCAGGACTGAAAAGCGCGAAAGAGCTGGACGGCGCAACCGTCTGTATTCAGGCCGGTACTGATACCGAACTGAACGTCGCCGACTATTTCAAAGCAAACAAAATGCAGTACACCCCGGTAACCTTCGACCGTTCTGACGAATCGGCAAAAGCGCTGGACAGCGGTCGCTGCGATACCCTGGCTTCCGACCAGTCCCAGCTGTATGCGTTGCGTATCAAACTGGGCAAACCAGACGACTTTATCGTGCTGCCGGAGGTGATTTCGAAAGAGCCACTGGGCCCGGTGGTGCGCCGCGATGATAATGACTGGTTTACCATCGTCAAATGGTCACTGTACGCCATGCTGAATGCCGAAGAGATGGGGATCACCTCGAAAAATGTCGATAGCCTGTCGGCGAAACCATCCAACCCGGATATGTCACATCTGCTCGGTGCTGAAGGTGATTTCGGTAAAGATCTGAAGCTGGATAACAAATGGGCTTATAACATCATTAAGCAAGTGGGTAACTATCAGGAAGTCTTTGACCGTAACGTCGGAAAAGACAGTCAGCTGAAAATTGCCCGCGGCCAGAATGCACTGTGGAACAATGGCGGTATTCAGTACGCACCGCCAGTACGCTAA
- a CDS encoding fimbrial protein: MKIKETWAVAPRVTLAAVVLFLAFSASAVTSTVEVKVTVVAPPPCTINDNQSIDVDFGSNIIANKVDGSEYLKTVEYNLDCQNGPSNAMKLSIRGNSTTFNTSALQTNINDFGIALRANGQPLVINDWIKFTYPDKPVLQAVPVKKAGATLTGGDFSAGATLMVYYQ; encoded by the coding sequence GTGAAAATAAAAGAGACGTGGGCGGTTGCGCCACGGGTGACGTTGGCTGCGGTAGTGCTTTTCTTGGCTTTCAGCGCCAGTGCAGTCACTTCAACGGTTGAGGTTAAAGTCACCGTGGTTGCGCCGCCTCCCTGCACAATCAATGATAACCAGTCGATCGACGTCGACTTCGGTAGCAATATCATTGCCAACAAGGTAGACGGCAGCGAGTATCTCAAAACGGTGGAGTACAACCTGGATTGTCAGAATGGTCCTTCTAATGCCATGAAACTGAGTATACGGGGTAATAGCACCACTTTTAATACCAGCGCACTGCAAACGAATATCAATGATTTCGGTATTGCGCTGCGCGCCAATGGCCAGCCGTTGGTCATCAATGACTGGATTAAATTCACCTATCCGGATAAACCCGTGCTGCAGGCTGTGCCGGTAAAAAAAGCGGGAGCCACACTGACGGGGGGAGATTTTAGCGCGGGCGCTACCCTGATGGTGTACTACCAGTGA
- a CDS encoding winged helix-turn-helix domain-containing protein: MYFILNKTIKFYPDTNELAIINEQDNSIVLSKPASRLLLTLINHLNVVVTRDYLLKTVWEDYGYTPSNNNLYMAISELRKSFSSLNGGESILVTVPKVGLRLEALVDALEKGGNAEEKKETRTETEIEPLAEEKPGEEEEKKISSIYRLKSNTGVKVKISLALILSSLAIFLFNLEENVPIKIL; the protein is encoded by the coding sequence ATGTATTTCATTTTGAATAAGACTATAAAGTTTTATCCTGACACCAATGAGCTTGCAATCATCAATGAGCAGGACAACAGCATAGTACTTTCAAAACCTGCCAGCAGGCTGTTATTGACGCTTATCAATCATCTTAACGTTGTTGTAACCAGAGACTATTTACTCAAAACGGTATGGGAGGATTACGGCTACACCCCTTCCAATAACAATCTCTATATGGCGATAAGCGAACTCAGAAAATCCTTTTCATCTTTAAATGGTGGTGAATCTATTCTGGTGACAGTCCCTAAAGTTGGACTCAGGCTGGAAGCGCTGGTTGATGCTTTAGAAAAAGGAGGTAATGCCGAAGAAAAAAAAGAAACACGTACGGAGACTGAAATAGAACCATTAGCAGAAGAAAAGCCGGGGGAAGAGGAAGAAAAAAAAATCAGCTCTATTTACCGATTAAAGTCTAACACTGGCGTGAAAGTAAAAATTTCATTGGCATTAATACTCTCATCTTTGGCAATATTTCTTTTTAACTTAGAAGAAAACGTGCCCATAAAAATTCTGTAG
- a CDS encoding fimbrial protein yields MKLNKIMMVAAIAFGASSIAHAANQGQGVVKFEGSIIDAPCSINPDTVDQTVNLGQVSKIALKDGGQSTPKEFQILLENCEIEEGKQNVSLTFTGVKAASGNLAINGEAKGASILLSDTSGKPIKLGTATAAHKITEGKNILRFNAALQGDGKDVAVTPGNFTSVADFTMAYE; encoded by the coding sequence ATGAAACTGAATAAAATTATGATGGTTGCTGCAATCGCTTTCGGTGCTTCTTCTATTGCTCACGCTGCAAACCAGGGTCAGGGCGTAGTTAAATTTGAAGGTTCAATCATCGATGCACCTTGCTCTATTAACCCAGATACAGTTGACCAGACCGTAAACCTTGGTCAGGTGTCAAAGATTGCACTGAAAGATGGCGGCCAGTCTACGCCGAAAGAGTTCCAGATCCTGTTGGAAAACTGTGAAATTGAAGAAGGTAAACAAAATGTTTCCCTAACCTTTACCGGTGTAAAGGCAGCTTCAGGCAACTTGGCTATCAACGGCGAAGCGAAAGGTGCAAGCATCCTGTTAAGCGATACCAGTGGTAAACCAATTAAGCTGGGTACCGCAACTGCTGCACATAAAATTACCGAAGGTAAAAATATCCTGCGCTTCAATGCTGCTCTGCAGGGCGACGGTAAGGACGTTGCAGTAACTCCTGGTAATTTCACCAGCGTTGCCGACTTCACTATGGCTTATGAGTGA
- a CDS encoding fimbrial protein gives MKTRLQVLSLVLSMISPWLAAPVGAADNMIFHGTLREHPPCEINSGQPINISFGEVGVNKVDGKNYEQVFTITYDCAERDSNIIVRYLGVATAFDNAAVESNIKDFGIQLRSKSVDGALTAFVVGTALTVASNQSSSTFVATPVKKPGSELPAEAFTSSAMLQLEYP, from the coding sequence ATGAAAACCAGGCTTCAGGTACTTTCGCTGGTGCTAAGCATGATAAGTCCATGGCTGGCGGCACCCGTGGGTGCCGCTGATAATATGATATTTCATGGCACGCTAAGGGAACACCCCCCCTGTGAAATCAACAGCGGGCAACCAATCAATATTTCTTTTGGTGAAGTGGGTGTTAATAAGGTTGACGGTAAAAACTACGAGCAGGTGTTCACCATTACCTACGACTGTGCGGAAAGAGATAGCAATATCATCGTGCGTTACCTGGGAGTAGCGACGGCATTTGATAACGCCGCGGTGGAAAGCAATATCAAAGATTTTGGTATTCAGCTACGCAGCAAGTCAGTAGATGGCGCTCTTACGGCTTTTGTGGTGGGAACCGCGCTCACCGTTGCGTCTAATCAGAGCTCGTCAACCTTTGTGGCCACGCCGGTGAAGAAGCCAGGGAGTGAGTTACCCGCAGAGGCTTTTACTTCGTCGGCAATGCTGCAGCTGGAATACCCGTAG
- the lpxP gene encoding kdo(2)-lipid IV(A) palmitoleoyltransferase, with translation MKQSQNFHRSFLHPRYWLTWFGVGVLFLLVQLPYPLLHKLGTWMGRTSMRFMKRRVSIARRNLELCFPEMDREHLERRIIGNFESLGMGLLETGMAWFWSDRRVKRWFSVKGLHNLQAAQANGRGALIIGVHFMSLELGGRTMGMCQPMMAMYRPHNNKLMEWVQTKGRMRSNKAMINRRDLRGMVQALKQGEAVWFAPDQDYGPKGSVFAPLFAVPEAATTSGTWMLARMAKPALITVVLVRNEDGSGYELVIQPELKDYPIESEQQAAEYMNRVIEREIMRAPNQYMWLHRRFKTRPAGASSLY, from the coding sequence ATGAAGCAGTCACAGAATTTCCACAGAAGCTTTCTGCATCCGCGCTACTGGTTAACCTGGTTTGGCGTGGGCGTCTTATTTCTGCTGGTTCAGCTACCCTACCCGCTGTTGCACAAGCTGGGCACCTGGATGGGACGCACCTCCATGCGTTTTATGAAACGCCGCGTTTCTATTGCACGCCGTAATCTTGAGCTCTGTTTCCCCGAGATGGATAGAGAGCATCTGGAACGCCGCATTATCGGTAATTTCGAATCACTTGGTATGGGATTACTGGAAACCGGCATGGCCTGGTTCTGGTCAGACCGCCGGGTAAAGCGCTGGTTTAGCGTTAAGGGTCTCCATAACCTACAGGCTGCACAGGCGAACGGCCGTGGGGCATTGATTATCGGCGTGCACTTCATGTCACTTGAGCTGGGCGGCCGCACGATGGGCATGTGCCAGCCAATGATGGCGATGTATCGCCCGCACAATAATAAACTGATGGAATGGGTGCAGACAAAAGGTCGCATGCGTTCCAATAAGGCCATGATCAACCGGCGTGACCTTCGTGGCATGGTACAAGCGCTGAAGCAGGGTGAAGCCGTCTGGTTTGCTCCTGATCAGGATTACGGCCCGAAAGGCAGCGTCTTTGCCCCGCTGTTTGCCGTTCCAGAAGCGGCTACCACCAGTGGAACCTGGATGCTGGCACGAATGGCCAAACCCGCGCTGATCACCGTCGTTTTGGTGCGTAATGAGGACGGAAGCGGGTATGAGCTGGTGATCCAGCCAGAGCTGAAGGATTACCCTATCGAAAGCGAGCAGCAGGCTGCTGAGTATATGAACCGGGTCATTGAGCGCGAAATTATGCGCGCACCGAATCAATATATGTGGCTCCATCGCCGCTTTAAAACACGCCCGGCCGGCGCCAGCTCATTATATTAA